The Lacrimispora xylanolytica genome has a segment encoding these proteins:
- the rlmD gene encoding 23S rRNA (uracil(1939)-C(5))-methyltransferase RlmD: protein MSEWKKNDKFETVIEDISETGEGIGKTDGFTWFIKDTVIGDRVEAKAMKTKKSYGFARMERILEPSKNRVEPKCPVARQCGGCQLQAMDYKEQLTFKERKIYNNLTRIGGFTEIPMLPIIGMDEPWRYRNKAQFPWGMDKEDNIITGFYAGRTHSIIGCEDCLLGIEENEDILKIIKAHMERFGLRLYDEETHKGLIRHTLIRKGFKTGELMVCQVINGKSLPHQEELVEELLKIPGMTSISYSVNREKTNVIMGNQVENLYGPGYISDYIGDVKYRISPLSFYQVNPVQTEKLYGTALEYAGLTGGETVWDLYCGIGTISLFLAQKAKKVYGVEIVPQAIEDARENAKLNGMENVEFFVGKAEEVLPEQFEKNQVYADVIVVDPPRKGCDEVCLDTIVKMGPKRVVYVSCDSATLARDLKYLAERGYELSRVRGCDMFPHSGHVETVALLTLV, encoded by the coding sequence ATGTCAGAGTGGAAGAAAAATGACAAGTTCGAAACAGTCATTGAAGATATCAGCGAGACCGGGGAAGGAATCGGTAAGACCGATGGCTTTACCTGGTTTATTAAAGATACAGTAATCGGAGACAGGGTAGAAGCAAAGGCTATGAAGACCAAGAAGTCCTATGGCTTTGCAAGGATGGAGAGAATCCTGGAACCGTCTAAAAACCGTGTGGAACCAAAGTGCCCGGTCGCAAGGCAATGCGGAGGGTGTCAGCTTCAGGCCATGGATTATAAGGAGCAGCTTACATTTAAGGAAAGAAAGATATACAATAACTTGACTAGGATTGGTGGATTTACTGAGATTCCCATGCTTCCTATTATTGGAATGGACGAGCCGTGGAGATACCGGAACAAAGCACAGTTTCCATGGGGAATGGATAAGGAAGACAATATTATCACTGGATTTTATGCAGGACGTACTCACTCTATCATTGGGTGTGAGGATTGCTTGCTGGGAATAGAAGAGAATGAGGATATTCTTAAGATAATTAAGGCTCATATGGAGCGGTTTGGACTTCGCCTTTATGATGAGGAAACTCATAAGGGGCTTATTCGCCATACGCTGATTCGGAAAGGATTTAAGACCGGGGAGCTGATGGTCTGTCAGGTGATTAATGGAAAGAGCCTGCCTCATCAGGAAGAGCTGGTAGAGGAGCTTTTAAAGATTCCGGGTATGACCAGCATTTCTTATAGTGTCAATCGGGAAAAGACCAATGTGATTATGGGAAATCAGGTGGAGAACCTTTACGGACCTGGATATATTTCAGATTATATCGGAGATGTGAAATATCGGATATCCCCTCTTTCCTTCTATCAGGTTAATCCGGTGCAGACGGAGAAGCTTTATGGTACAGCCCTTGAATATGCCGGGCTTACTGGTGGGGAAACGGTTTGGGATCTATATTGTGGCATTGGAACTATATCACTGTTTTTGGCTCAGAAGGCGAAAAAGGTGTATGGAGTTGAGATCGTGCCTCAGGCCATTGAGGACGCCAGGGAGAATGCGAAATTAAATGGTATGGAGAATGTGGAGTTCTTTGTTGGGAAGGCCGAGGAAGTACTTCCGGAGCAGTTTGAGAAGAATCAGGTGTATGCGGACGTGATTGTGGTTGACCCGCCTAGAAAAGGGTGTGATGAGGTGTGTCTTGATACCATTGTGAAGATGGGGCCGAAGCGGGTGGTTTATGTGAGCTGTGATTCTGCTACTCTTGCAAGGGATTTGAAGTATTTGGCGGAGAGAGGGTATGAGCTTAGTAGGGTTAGAGGGTGTGATATGTTTCCGCATTCTGGACATGTGGAGACGGTGGCATTATTAACTCTTGTATGA
- a CDS encoding MATE family efflux transporter, translated as MESNTDSLITMPVSRLLLKYSLPAIAGMIINSLYNLVDRIFVGRIGSLAMTGIGLSLPFMMMLSAVSSLVGIGASALISIKLGENNKDEAKDILGNAITLLVGLMLLMTFLGLTFKIPILKAFGASDATMPYALDYMILILYGSVFQGIGTGLINVIRAAGHPLKSMVIVLIGTLTNIILDPLLIFTLDMGISGAAWATIIAQLVTAIMVIHHFLSKKSQIRIEMNKLKLHFVTIKSILSIGFAPFAMQLSSVVVSIISNNALKTYGGDVAIGAMTIINSVMVLFLMSAMGITQGAAPIIGFNFGAKRFDRVRQVLILELAAVSSVCTITFILVQAFPVMLSSIFTREPDLISKASTGMRLFLLMLPLISAQIVGASYFQAIGEAKKATFLGLLRQVFLLIPLLLILPNFLGLNGVWGAGALSDLISSLVAMVSLKLAFNTLKKLQNE; from the coding sequence ATGGAATCAAATACTGATTCTCTCATTACCATGCCAGTCAGTAGACTTTTACTCAAATATTCACTTCCCGCTATTGCTGGTATGATTATTAATTCCTTATATAATTTAGTTGATAGAATATTTGTTGGCAGAATTGGTAGTCTTGCCATGACCGGAATAGGATTGAGTTTACCATTTATGATGATGCTATCCGCCGTAAGTTCCTTAGTTGGAATAGGAGCTTCAGCACTCATTTCTATTAAGTTAGGAGAAAATAATAAGGATGAAGCCAAAGACATACTTGGCAATGCCATAACATTGCTTGTTGGTTTAATGCTTCTCATGACATTTTTAGGACTGACGTTTAAAATTCCTATACTGAAAGCATTTGGTGCCAGTGATGCAACTATGCCTTATGCACTGGATTATATGATCCTAATTCTCTATGGTTCTGTATTTCAAGGCATTGGAACAGGACTAATAAATGTGATAAGAGCTGCAGGACATCCTCTCAAATCAATGGTGATTGTGCTTATTGGAACACTCACTAATATTATTTTGGATCCGCTTCTCATTTTCACTCTTGATATGGGCATCTCTGGTGCGGCTTGGGCAACAATCATCGCACAACTCGTAACAGCCATCATGGTTATACATCACTTCCTCAGTAAAAAGAGTCAAATAAGAATTGAAATGAATAAATTAAAGCTCCATTTCGTGACTATAAAATCGATACTCAGCATTGGATTTGCTCCATTCGCTATGCAGTTATCTTCAGTTGTTGTCAGTATCATATCCAACAACGCACTTAAAACATATGGCGGTGACGTAGCCATAGGTGCAATGACCATAATCAACTCTGTGATGGTTCTGTTTCTTATGTCTGCTATGGGTATCACGCAAGGTGCTGCACCAATTATAGGCTTTAATTTTGGCGCCAAACGCTTTGACAGAGTTAGACAGGTATTAATACTGGAACTGGCTGCTGTTTCTTCAGTCTGCACAATCACATTTATACTTGTTCAGGCTTTTCCTGTAATGCTTTCAAGTATCTTTACCCGTGAACCAGACCTTATTTCAAAGGCAAGTACCGGAATGCGTCTGTTTTTACTCATGCTTCCGCTTATAAGTGCTCAAATAGTAGGAGCAAGCTACTTTCAAGCTATTGGTGAAGCAAAAAAGGCAACATTTTTAGGACTTTTAAGACAAGTATTTTTACTGATACCTCTACTGCTTATTTTACCTAATTTCTTAGGATTAAATGGTGTATGGGGAGCTGGTGCTCTGTCTGACCTTATCTCTAGCCTTGTTGCCATGGTCTCTTTAAAATTGGCATTCAACACATTGAAGAAACTCCAAAATGAATAG
- a CDS encoding class I SAM-dependent methyltransferase → MNHMHHYNESDEKFANKIAFLDSRQREYLISPETLIRQMPIQNEHTLLDVGAGSGFFTIPMAENTSGKVYAVDPDRRMLSVIEEKAKEKGLTNIELIQDSIENLSIQNNSIDFVMASLILHEVSSLAKALSSIFDVLKTGGHLLCLEYEKDDLIINGPPMSIRIGSEQLEKALSLIGFKILKTTKINDAIYTVLAVKKEK, encoded by the coding sequence ATGAATCACATGCATCATTATAACGAATCAGATGAAAAATTTGCAAACAAAATTGCTTTTTTAGATAGCAGGCAAAGGGAGTATCTTATATCACCAGAGACACTTATTAGACAAATGCCAATTCAAAATGAACATACTTTGCTCGATGTTGGTGCCGGCTCAGGTTTTTTTACAATTCCTATGGCAGAAAACACATCCGGCAAAGTGTACGCAGTGGATCCTGATAGACGTATGCTCAGTGTTATAGAAGAAAAGGCCAAGGAAAAAGGGCTTACTAATATTGAACTGATTCAGGATTCTATTGAAAACTTAAGCATTCAAAATAACAGTATTGATTTTGTTATGGCCTCTTTAATACTTCACGAAGTAAGTTCACTCGCAAAAGCGCTCTCTAGTATATTTGACGTGCTAAAAACAGGAGGACACTTGTTATGTCTGGAGTATGAAAAGGACGACTTAATTATCAATGGTCCACCAATGTCCATTCGAATTGGCTCAGAGCAACTCGAAAAAGCTTTGTCATTGATTGGCTTTAAAATTTTGAAAACCACTAAAATTAATGATGCCATATATACTGTTTTAGCTGTTAAGAAGGAGAAATAA
- a CDS encoding RrF2 family transcriptional regulator produces MKYTKATNYALHIIAYFVKQEGKDNLSLQPLASHMDISPTYLSKILTQLVKANLIQSTPGVNGGYSLRKPKTDISFYDVIQAIEGSGALFTCEMDENRDCQIEKVMRDAEEKMVNHLKEKHIYDIV; encoded by the coding sequence ATGAAATATACGAAGGCAACAAATTATGCTTTGCATATAATAGCCTATTTCGTTAAACAAGAAGGCAAAGACAATTTAAGTCTTCAGCCTTTAGCTAGTCACATGGATATATCACCTACCTACCTGTCCAAGATACTAACTCAATTGGTCAAGGCTAACCTTATTCAATCTACGCCTGGAGTAAACGGAGGTTATAGCCTTAGGAAACCTAAGACTGATATAAGCTTTTATGACGTCATTCAAGCCATTGAAGGCAGTGGCGCACTTTTTACTTGTGAGATGGACGAGAATCGCGATTGTCAGATAGAAAAGGTTATGAGAGACGCCGAAGAGAAAATGGTCAATCACCTTAAAGAAAAACATATTTATGACATCGTATAA
- a CDS encoding VOC family protein — MNGKNVRVGACLYASDMDSMVRFYRDTLGFDTQWAGGDFAEFETASGELSLFMYSRKAFVQAIGESYVPPKGINQTFEIALWLPCFADVDAEYKRLLKLGAKFPTGEPITYPFGIRNFYVADPEGNLLEIGSRSEG; from the coding sequence ATGAACGGAAAAAATGTAAGAGTAGGCGCTTGTCTATATGCCAGCGACATGGACAGCATGGTTCGATTTTACAGAGATACATTGGGATTTGATACTCAATGGGCTGGTGGGGATTTCGCAGAGTTTGAAACGGCTAGCGGTGAGCTATCCTTGTTCATGTATAGCAGGAAAGCATTTGTGCAGGCAATAGGGGAGAGCTACGTTCCTCCAAAAGGGATTAATCAGACATTTGAAATTGCTCTTTGGCTGCCCTGTTTTGCCGATGTGGATGCGGAATATAAGCGACTATTAAAGCTAGGCGCAAAGTTTCCGACTGGAGAACCCATAACCTATCCTTTCGGCATACGAAACTTTTATGTTGCCGATCCGGAGGGGAACCTACTTGAGATAGGCAGTAGGAGTGAAGGGTAA
- a CDS encoding penicillin-binding transpeptidase domain-containing protein: MKISNVKKTEKWSLQKGTVVKMSIFYLLTLILCLSCIGCNKANDTNNKVKSEDTTSVSDTPAITTSQDTSIEKQTSPNDMEVTKAAPVMEAVDYTDCFDNFKGCAVFFNSTKNTYYMYNQELCKEQSSPYSTFKIISTLMGLETGVLNSINTTMGYDGTKYSNEKWNQDLNLKDAFKESCVWYYRKVIDRVGHSEVQNWLDQLDYGNCDISEWEGSGANSMPALNGFWLESSLKISPKEQVDTMAKIFEGKTNFSERNINILKEVMLIQKDERLSIYGKTGSGKNGKGWFVGMFDKNGERYYFAVHLTEENRKDSWGPKAKEIALNIIDNYYSEP; this comes from the coding sequence ATGAAAATATCAAATGTTAAAAAAACAGAAAAATGGAGTTTGCAAAAAGGTACGGTTGTTAAAATGAGTATTTTTTATCTTTTAACATTAATACTTTGTTTAAGCTGTATTGGCTGTAATAAAGCAAACGATACCAACAATAAAGTGAAATCTGAGGATACCACATCAGTATCAGATACTCCTGCAATCACAACTTCTCAGGATACCTCAATAGAAAAGCAAACATCTCCCAATGATATGGAGGTTACGAAAGCTGCACCAGTAATGGAAGCCGTGGACTATACGGATTGCTTTGACAACTTCAAAGGTTGTGCTGTCTTTTTCAACAGCACTAAAAATACATACTATATGTATAATCAAGAGTTATGCAAAGAACAGTCATCGCCTTACTCCACCTTTAAAATTATTTCAACTTTAATGGGATTAGAAACTGGTGTTTTAAATTCCATCAATACGACCATGGGATATGATGGAACCAAATATTCCAATGAAAAATGGAATCAAGATTTAAACTTAAAGGATGCATTTAAAGAATCCTGTGTATGGTACTATCGAAAAGTCATAGACCGTGTTGGCCATAGTGAGGTCCAAAACTGGCTTGATCAATTAGATTACGGAAATTGTGACATCAGCGAATGGGAGGGCAGTGGAGCGAATTCTATGCCTGCGTTGAATGGATTTTGGTTAGAATCCTCATTAAAGATTTCCCCCAAAGAGCAGGTAGATACCATGGCAAAGATTTTTGAGGGCAAGACCAATTTTTCTGAAAGGAATATCAATATTCTCAAAGAGGTGATGCTAATTCAGAAAGATGAAAGGCTCTCTATCTACGGAAAAACAGGTTCAGGAAAAAATGGTAAAGGCTGGTTTGTAGGTATGTTTGATAAAAATGGTGAAAGATACTACTTCGCAGTGCATTTAACCGAGGAAAACAGAAAGGACTCATGGGGACCAAAGGCAAAAGAAATAGCACTGAATATAATTGATAACTATTATTCAGAACCATAG
- a CDS encoding CPBP family intramembrane glutamic endopeptidase, whose amino-acid sequence MKKYIITILAVSWGLTGLIFLNPKTAINNFGLIMFIPLIMTIIFHKIEEKKTGMKEKILKKRFNRKAMLFGCLYPIVFVMICAGIAVMLGQGTVVLDKEPVVWIIRLLVTVLIGLFSALGEEYGWRGYLLPKLTSIYGKKKAVLLTGAVWSLYHIPVVYLLAKLTGLGNPLLICVIQAAVVFVSNFAFSFCYYLSDSIIPVIFYHSIWNTWNTAILGDIYTGKQGIVHGKIFIVNGEGVIGLAIAATAINYFWKQFDNYKIKNIA is encoded by the coding sequence ATGAAAAAATACATAATTACGATACTTGCAGTATCCTGGGGCTTAACGGGTCTGATATTTTTAAATCCAAAAACAGCAATAAATAATTTTGGACTCATCATGTTTATTCCTTTGATTATGACAATCATCTTTCATAAAATCGAAGAAAAGAAAACGGGCATGAAAGAGAAAATATTAAAAAAGCGTTTTAATAGAAAAGCAATGCTGTTTGGGTGTCTCTATCCAATTGTATTTGTTATGATATGTGCAGGGATAGCAGTTATGCTTGGGCAAGGTACGGTTGTGTTAGACAAGGAACCGGTTGTTTGGATTATCAGGCTCCTGGTAACCGTCTTAATTGGACTGTTTTCTGCACTTGGTGAAGAATATGGTTGGAGAGGTTATTTGCTTCCCAAATTAACCAGTATTTACGGAAAGAAGAAAGCAGTTTTATTGACAGGAGCAGTCTGGTCATTGTATCATATACCAGTTGTCTATTTATTAGCGAAGTTAACAGGGCTTGGAAATCCACTACTTATATGTGTGATTCAGGCGGCAGTTGTATTTGTTTCAAATTTTGCTTTTTCATTTTGCTATTACTTGTCAGATAGCATAATACCTGTAATATTCTATCATTCTATCTGGAATACATGGAACACCGCAATCTTGGGTGATATCTACACTGGAAAACAGGGGATTGTTCATGGTAAGATATTTATCGTAAATGGGGAAGGGGTAATTGGACTGGCAATAGCTGCAACCGCAATTAATTATTTCTGGAAACAGTTTGATAATTATAAAATAAAGAATATCGCTTAA
- the tet gene encoding tetracycline resistance ribosomal protection protein — MKILNIGILAHVDAGKTTLTESLLFTSGTIAESGRVDSGSTITDSMALEKQRGITIQASIASYEWNNVKINLIDTPGHMDFYSEVERSLNILDGAILLISAKDGIQAQTRILFDAIKKRKLPTLIFINKIDQPDIDLDSLYKDIKEKLTSHILIMQRIDNENALITSRPDQLTDEFRNIIIEGDEALLEKYVLDQPITTEELFMSRAKHMSNASLLPIYHGSALKHIGTKELMDGIIMEFQSYTLQPDPNFSALVYKIERDDNRNKRTYMRIWGGTLRTRDVLKLKNHSDSIKIKKLEMSSNGKIVETDRVPCGDIAILPNETRCKIGDSIGAIPYKNIILNNQNLIMQSNIAPVYPSDRARLLEALSELAETDPLLQYKLDSRSTDIIMEFLGKVQMEVTLSLLQSRYHLPVKIENVTTIYKERPIKKTAFTAHIEVPPNPYWASIGLSIEPLPIGTGLCYESKVSYGYLNKSFQNAVEEGIRYGCEQGLYGWEVTDLKVCFEYGVYYSPVSTPADFRHLAPIVLEQAFRQSGTELLEPCLSFELYIPQDCNARVYNDLKKYHAEIESMKTQHNEIIVSGKIPARTSQLYKEHLSEFTNGRGVYLTELAGYQQNTGETFTQARKPDDRLDKTRHLFNKTYDEISK; from the coding sequence ATGAAAATTTTAAATATAGGTATTCTGGCGCATGTAGATGCAGGAAAAACAACATTAACAGAAAGTTTGCTCTTTACCAGCGGTACCATTGCTGAATCGGGACGTGTGGATAGCGGTTCTACTATTACTGATTCTATGGCACTGGAAAAACAAAGAGGAATCACAATACAAGCCTCCATAGCCTCCTATGAATGGAACAATGTTAAAATTAATCTTATTGATACTCCAGGGCACATGGATTTTTACTCCGAGGTAGAGCGTTCACTAAATATATTAGACGGTGCCATTTTGTTGATTTCAGCCAAAGACGGGATACAGGCTCAGACACGTATTTTATTTGATGCCATCAAAAAAAGAAAACTTCCCACTTTAATTTTCATCAATAAGATCGACCAGCCTGACATTGATCTTGATTCCCTTTATAAAGACATCAAGGAGAAATTAACCTCTCACATTTTAATCATGCAACGCATTGATAATGAAAATGCACTTATCACCAGCAGACCGGATCAACTAACCGATGAATTTAGAAATATAATTATTGAAGGGGATGAGGCTTTGCTTGAGAAATATGTACTGGATCAGCCCATTACAACCGAGGAACTATTTATGAGCAGAGCGAAACATATGAGTAACGCCAGCCTTTTGCCTATCTATCACGGCAGTGCCCTTAAACATATAGGTACAAAGGAACTGATGGATGGTATTATAATGGAATTCCAGTCTTATACATTACAACCAGACCCTAACTTTTCTGCGCTGGTATATAAGATCGAAAGAGATGACAATCGGAACAAACGCACCTATATGCGTATTTGGGGCGGAACACTAAGAACTCGTGATGTACTAAAGTTAAAAAATCATTCTGACAGCATTAAAATAAAGAAATTAGAGATGTCCAGCAATGGAAAAATCGTTGAAACCGATCGTGTTCCATGCGGTGATATTGCAATTCTTCCCAATGAAACCCGATGTAAAATTGGAGATTCCATAGGGGCGATACCTTATAAAAATATAATTTTAAATAATCAAAATCTGATCATGCAGTCCAACATTGCCCCTGTCTATCCTTCCGACAGAGCGCGTCTGCTGGAGGCCTTGTCGGAACTGGCAGAAACTGACCCTCTTTTGCAATACAAATTGGATTCCAGAAGCACTGATATCATTATGGAGTTTCTTGGAAAGGTGCAAATGGAAGTAACCCTTTCTTTATTGCAGAGCAGATACCACCTTCCTGTGAAAATAGAAAATGTAACAACTATTTATAAGGAACGGCCCATTAAAAAAACAGCATTCACTGCTCATATTGAGGTTCCGCCAAATCCTTATTGGGCATCCATCGGATTATCCATAGAGCCGCTTCCCATCGGAACCGGTCTATGTTATGAAAGTAAGGTTTCCTATGGATATTTAAATAAATCATTTCAAAATGCTGTGGAAGAGGGGATTCGATACGGCTGTGAGCAAGGGCTGTATGGATGGGAGGTAACCGATCTTAAGGTTTGCTTTGAATATGGTGTATATTACAGTCCTGTAAGCACACCTGCTGATTTTCGACATTTGGCTCCCATTGTACTGGAGCAGGCTTTCAGACAGTCAGGTACGGAGCTGCTAGAGCCCTGTTTATCCTTCGAACTTTACATTCCACAAGACTGCAATGCACGTGTTTATAATGACCTGAAGAAATATCATGCAGAAATTGAATCTATGAAAACACAGCATAATGAAATTATAGTGTCGGGAAAAATTCCAGCACGCACATCCCAATTATACAAAGAGCATCTTTCAGAGTTCACAAATGGCCGTGGAGTTTATTTAACCGAACTAGCAGGCTACCAGCAAAATACTGGTGAAACTTTTACACAAGCCAGAAAACCAGATGACAGGTTGGACAAGACCCGCCACTTATTTAACAAGACCTATGACGAGATAAGTAAATAA
- a CDS encoding GNAT family N-acetyltransferase, with protein MSKTITEPWIKLKNNLTRQDYQQIHALETLCANEDQVSFKLELDYKLSVEETSTDKVCHHHINEFMYFDGEQLIGYIGLCSFGGPAMEINGMVHPDYRRQRIFTKLLELVVSECKKRKSGSILALCDHRSVSGQKFLEKAGAIYQSSEFEMYLNRETYETIQKETLGLTFRKATNEDAREIARQDAIYFSDITGEENEEDADEKIPLLEDEEEHGNITYLLEKDQQVIGKVKLETINGVTGGIYGLGILPEYRGKGYGRALLLKSIEKLLEAKATEIMLQVATGNSKALNLYQSCGFQETYRMDYYELNQ; from the coding sequence TTGAGTAAAACAATCACAGAACCTTGGATCAAGCTGAAAAATAATCTGACCCGTCAGGATTACCAACAAATTCACGCACTGGAAACTCTATGTGCCAACGAAGATCAAGTTTCTTTCAAGCTCGAGCTAGACTATAAACTTAGCGTAGAAGAAACCAGTACAGACAAAGTGTGCCATCACCACATCAACGAATTCATGTACTTTGATGGAGAGCAGTTGATCGGATATATAGGCTTATGCAGCTTTGGAGGTCCAGCCATGGAGATTAACGGCATGGTACACCCTGATTACAGAAGGCAGAGGATTTTTACTAAGCTGCTTGAGCTGGTGGTTTCAGAATGCAAGAAGAGAAAATCAGGAAGTATTCTTGCTTTGTGTGATCATAGATCTGTTTCCGGTCAGAAATTTTTAGAGAAGGCAGGAGCCATCTATCAATCTTCTGAATTTGAGATGTATCTAAACCGGGAGACCTATGAGACAATCCAGAAGGAAACTCTTGGTCTCACTTTTAGAAAAGCAACCAATGAGGATGCCAGAGAGATTGCAAGACAAGACGCAATTTATTTTTCTGACATTACGGGAGAAGAGAATGAGGAAGATGCTGACGAAAAGATTCCTCTGCTTGAAGATGAAGAAGAACATGGCAACATAACTTATCTGCTGGAAAAAGACCAACAGGTCATTGGCAAGGTGAAGCTGGAAACAATCAATGGAGTCACCGGAGGAATCTACGGGTTAGGGATACTGCCGGAATACCGCGGGAAAGGATATGGACGGGCACTCTTGTTAAAATCCATAGAAAAACTACTAGAGGCAAAGGCAACGGAAATTATGCTTCAGGTCGCCACCGGAAATTCCAAAGCGCTGAACCTGTATCAATCCTGTGGATTCCAGGAGACATACCGAATGGATTATTACGAACTGAATCAATAG
- a CDS encoding GNAT family N-acetyltransferase, whose translation MNIRLIPICDNDIAAYKKDMQEAFQKGAAHEFGELDVEILPEEDIDKSLSNKGSVAYKAVADEDIVGGAIVVINESTQHNHLDFLYVKHGVQSRGVGQEIWKAIEKHHPDTKVWETFTPYFEKRNIHFYINRCGFSAVEFFNPHHKDVTIPEDMVGGDYFFRFEKVMK comes from the coding sequence ATGAATATAAGATTAATACCAATCTGTGATAATGACATTGCCGCCTATAAAAAAGATATGCAAGAGGCATTTCAAAAGGGGGCAGCTCATGAGTTCGGTGAATTAGATGTTGAAATACTGCCAGAAGAGGACATAGATAAATCTCTTTCAAACAAAGGGTCCGTGGCGTACAAAGCGGTAGCGGATGAAGATATAGTAGGCGGTGCAATTGTTGTAATCAATGAATCCACCCAGCATAATCACCTTGATTTTCTCTATGTAAAGCATGGTGTGCAGAGCAGGGGCGTTGGGCAGGAGATTTGGAAGGCCATAGAGAAACATCATCCCGACACAAAGGTGTGGGAAACGTTTACCCCTTATTTTGAAAAGAGGAACATTCACTTTTATATCAATCGCTGTGGATTCTCTGCGGTAGAATTTTTCAATCCCCATCACAAAGATGTAACAATCCCTGAAGATATGGTGGGTGGAGATTATTTCTTCCGCTTTGAAAAAGTAATGAAGTAA
- a CDS encoding Crp/Fnr family transcriptional regulator, producing the protein MDLSHFINTAPEFLKTSFVYKEHSKGSYILYPGEENNYLYILIKGTADVLIQNPSGAGFVLYTYEAYQCFGELELFHNDTKTLEVVAHTDCSTILIQKEQVFEWMKADFEFTKFLIRQLTEKLIRSSQKLTSISLLSVGDRLLYCIYTHHKSGDLATLTKQDVCTETLIPIRSLNRSIAECKRNHYFEFRQKRFHILSEEKLEMYCSSLI; encoded by the coding sequence ATGGATCTGTCTCATTTTATCAATACCGCACCGGAATTTTTGAAAACTTCCTTTGTCTATAAAGAGCACAGCAAAGGAAGTTATATCTTATATCCGGGAGAAGAAAATAATTACCTGTACATCCTCATAAAGGGAACCGCTGATGTACTGATTCAAAATCCCTCGGGGGCTGGTTTTGTGCTATACACATATGAGGCATATCAATGTTTTGGGGAATTGGAGCTCTTTCATAATGATACAAAAACACTTGAGGTTGTGGCCCATACAGACTGCAGCACGATTCTAATTCAAAAAGAACAGGTCTTTGAATGGATGAAGGCTGACTTTGAATTCACTAAATTTCTTATCAGGCAGCTTACAGAAAAGCTTATACGAAGCTCTCAAAAGCTTACTTCAATTTCACTGTTAAGCGTAGGCGACCGGCTTCTTTACTGCATTTATACTCATCACAAATCAGGTGATTTAGCGACGCTTACGAAACAAGACGTTTGTACTGAGACACTCATCCCAATCAGGAGCTTAAATCGTTCCATTGCCGAATGCAAGCGCAATCATTACTTTGAATTTCGCCAAAAGCGGTTTCATATTCTCTCTGAAGAAAAGTTAGAAATGTATTGCTCCTCGTTGATTTAA